One region of Synergistaceae bacterium genomic DNA includes:
- a CDS encoding Hsp20/alpha crystallin family protein, giving the protein MSRRFLAIRPSDNGLPLNVFPSMDRMMRDMMRVFGDFTSDVGYAADAERMPAVPRGDFYRKDGKVFAEFELPGVDPSKVELNVFEDRLELKAEKCDEKSVEQGDVLRCERYFGSVSRSIQFPVEVDPDSAKASFKNGVLTVEVAEQVQAEKMKKVAIES; this is encoded by the coding sequence ATGTCACGTAGATTTCTTGCAATAAGGCCAAGCGACAACGGATTGCCACTGAACGTTTTTCCCTCTATGGACAGGATGATGCGGGATATGATGAGGGTCTTCGGGGATTTCACGTCCGACGTGGGATATGCGGCCGATGCCGAGAGGATGCCCGCCGTCCCGAGGGGAGACTTCTACCGCAAGGACGGGAAGGTCTTCGCAGAGTTCGAGCTTCCCGGCGTGGACCCGTCCAAGGTGGAGCTGAACGTCTTCGAGGACAGGCTCGAGCTCAAGGCGGAAAAGTGCGACGAGAAGTCGGTCGAGCAGGGCGACGTGCTGCGCTGCGAGCGCTACTTCGGATCGGTGTCGCGCTCCATCCAGTTCCCGGTCGAAGTCGACCCGGACAGCGCCAAGGCAAGCTTCAAGAACGGCGTGCTGACGGTCGAGGTCGCGGAGCAGGTGCAGGCCGAGAAGATGAAGAAGGTCGCGATCGAGTCGTAG
- a CDS encoding helix-turn-helix transcriptional regulator encodes MTVSEYRPVPHDHEGFLARMSERQGFDSAYDALEDEYKLARELLAARIKAGLTQEDVAESMKTSKSAISRLESGRRHSPSVQTLKKYAKAVGCEIDIRLVKKEARLGNETENRCNNDR; translated from the coding sequence ATGACCGTTAGCGAGTATAGACCGGTGCCACACGATCACGAGGGTTTCCTGGCAAGGATGTCGGAGAGGCAAGGATTCGACTCCGCATATGACGCTCTGGAGGATGAGTATAAGCTTGCTCGCGAGCTCCTGGCGGCCAGAATCAAGGCCGGACTCACTCAAGAGGATGTCGCTGAGTCCATGAAGACCAGCAAAAGCGCGATTTCTCGGCTTGAATCGGGGAGAAGACACTCTCCTTCGGTTCAGACGCTGAAAAAGTATGCCAAAGCAGTGGGCTGCGAAATCGACATTCGTCTGGTAAAAAAAGAGGCTCGACTCGGGAACGAAACCGAGAACCGGTGTAACAACGACAGGTAA
- the recQ gene encoding DNA helicase RecQ, which yields MKELFGFDGFRTGQEEVIDSLLEGRDAVGIMPTGAGKSLCFQLPSLIFEGVSLVVSPLISLMKDQVGALRQSGVAAAYLNSALTYRQMRAVLKNASAGEYPLLYVAPERLDTEDFVDFARGASIPFVAVDEAHCVSQWGQDFRPSYLKIGDFVRSLPCRPVLGAFTATATPQVRDDIVRLLDLRKPRLVTTGFDRKNLYFEVRTPESKEASLMEFLGSRRGKSGIIYCLTRRGVDDVWGKLLKAGYPATRYHAGLSQEERRENQERFQTDSAPIIVATNAFGMGIDKSNVGYVLHYNMPKNMESYYQEAGRAGRDGSPAECVLFFGGQDVITNQFFIEKDRENEELDFETLQKVREADRKRLRQMVEYCRTTNCLRSTILGYFSDDAPDSCDNCFNCTREFRMEDITIPAQKILSCVLRMKERYGITLLIDTLRGSRSKRILQLGLDGLSTYGIMKDESRESLRGKINFLVSRGFLDVSDDTFPVVRTTPQAKGVLFRGETLAMPVPVKEPVPEMPAAAPNLFGKLRALRKEIAAAQGVPAFMVFSDATLLDMCGKKPQTSDEMLKVNGVGLVKRDKYGEAFLRLLREHVS from the coding sequence CTGAAGGAGCTTTTCGGCTTCGACGGCTTCAGGACCGGGCAGGAGGAGGTAATCGACTCCCTTCTTGAAGGGCGCGACGCGGTGGGGATAATGCCCACCGGCGCGGGAAAGTCGCTCTGCTTTCAGCTCCCCTCCCTGATCTTCGAGGGAGTTTCTCTTGTCGTATCGCCGCTGATCTCTCTGATGAAGGATCAGGTGGGCGCCCTTCGCCAGTCCGGCGTGGCGGCGGCCTATCTGAACAGCGCCCTGACCTACCGGCAGATGAGGGCAGTGCTCAAAAATGCATCAGCCGGGGAGTATCCGCTGCTCTACGTCGCCCCGGAGCGGTTGGACACGGAGGATTTCGTGGATTTCGCCCGTGGTGCGTCAATACCGTTCGTCGCCGTGGACGAGGCTCACTGCGTCTCCCAGTGGGGTCAGGACTTCCGCCCGAGCTATCTGAAGATAGGCGACTTCGTCCGGTCTCTCCCTTGCCGCCCCGTGCTGGGAGCTTTCACCGCAACCGCCACGCCACAGGTCCGGGACGACATTGTCAGGCTTTTGGACCTGCGCAAACCTCGATTGGTCACCACCGGTTTCGACAGGAAAAACCTGTACTTCGAGGTGCGGACTCCAGAGAGCAAAGAGGCTTCTCTGATGGAGTTCCTCGGCAGCCGCAGGGGGAAGAGCGGCATAATCTACTGCCTGACCAGGAGGGGAGTTGACGATGTCTGGGGAAAGCTCCTCAAGGCGGGTTACCCGGCGACGCGCTACCACGCCGGGCTGTCGCAGGAGGAGCGGCGCGAAAACCAGGAGCGCTTCCAGACGGACAGTGCGCCGATAATAGTCGCCACCAACGCCTTCGGCATGGGGATAGACAAGTCGAATGTGGGCTACGTGCTCCACTACAACATGCCGAAGAACATGGAGAGCTACTACCAGGAGGCCGGGCGCGCAGGGAGGGATGGTTCCCCCGCCGAGTGCGTGCTCTTTTTCGGCGGCCAGGACGTGATCACCAACCAGTTTTTCATAGAGAAGGACCGTGAAAACGAGGAGCTGGACTTCGAAACCCTTCAGAAGGTTCGCGAGGCCGACCGGAAGCGTCTGCGCCAGATGGTGGAGTACTGCCGCACTACGAACTGCCTGCGCTCGACCATCCTGGGGTACTTCAGCGATGACGCCCCGGACTCGTGCGACAATTGCTTCAACTGCACAAGGGAATTCAGGATGGAGGATATTACCATCCCCGCCCAGAAGATTCTGTCCTGCGTGCTCAGAATGAAAGAGCGCTACGGAATAACCCTGCTGATAGACACGCTGCGGGGCAGCCGGAGCAAGCGCATTCTGCAGCTGGGGCTGGACGGGCTTTCCACCTATGGCATTATGAAGGACGAGAGCCGTGAGTCGCTTCGGGGAAAGATAAACTTTCTGGTTTCCAGGGGGTTTCTGGACGTAAGCGACGATACCTTCCCCGTGGTGAGGACCACCCCGCAGGCGAAGGGAGTCCTATTCCGGGGGGAAACGCTGGCGATGCCCGTGCCTGTTAAAGAGCCAGTGCCGGAGATGCCCGCAGCAGCTCCGAACCTTTTCGGAAAGCTACGCGCCCTGCGAAAGGAGATAGCGGCCGCCCAGGGAGTGCCCGCGTTCATGGTCTTCTCCGACGCAACTCTTCTCGACATGTGCGGAAAGAAGCCCCAAACGTCCGACGAAATGCTCAAGGTCAACGGAGTGGGGCTGGTGAAGCGGGATAAGTACGGAGAGGCCTTTCTCAGGCTGCTCCGAGAGCACGTCTCTTGA
- a CDS encoding type II toxin-antitoxin system RelE/ParE family toxin has protein sequence MGYSIEYFNERVHAAIKAWPVGILADYARIVEMLMEFGPELGMPFSRSMGDGLFELRPGGREGSGRALYCYMTGRRLVILHTFVKKTGSTPRKDLNIARRRLKEVRHDR, from the coding sequence ATTGGCTATTCCATCGAATACTTTAATGAACGGGTTCACGCCGCTATAAAAGCTTGGCCTGTCGGCATTCTCGCCGATTATGCCCGGATTGTCGAGATGCTTATGGAGTTCGGCCCCGAGCTGGGCATGCCGTTTTCGCGATCGATGGGAGACGGGCTGTTTGAATTGCGCCCCGGAGGGCGGGAGGGAAGCGGGCGAGCCTTGTACTGTTACATGACGGGTCGGCGGCTGGTCATACTCCACACCTTTGTGAAGAAAACCGGTTCCACGCCGCGCAAGGACTTGAACATCGCCCGCCGCAGATTGAAGGAGGTGCGCCATGACCGTTAG
- a CDS encoding flavin reductase family protein produces the protein MRVGCAVEKSDKELIKVKVVVAKPLPVYPAPVFLVGVYDEESRPSGMIAAWGGVCCSEPPCISIAVQRSRHSFGGIEARKAFTVNIPSEAQAAQADYFGIFSGRDRDKFAAAGLTPKRGELVDAPLVEEFPISFECEVVHSAELGSHVLFVGKVVRTWALEECLNDKGQPDPLKVRPLVFAPQYGLYYGLGDKPVADAFSVGKSIEKD, from the coding sequence ATGAGAGTTGGCTGCGCTGTTGAGAAATCAGATAAGGAGCTGATCAAGGTGAAAGTAGTCGTTGCAAAACCCCTTCCCGTTTATCCCGCCCCCGTCTTTCTGGTGGGCGTGTACGACGAAGAGTCTCGCCCCAGCGGCATGATCGCCGCATGGGGCGGAGTGTGTTGCTCGGAGCCGCCGTGTATCTCCATCGCTGTGCAGAGGTCGCGGCACAGCTTCGGCGGCATTGAGGCGCGGAAGGCCTTCACGGTAAACATTCCCTCCGAGGCGCAGGCCGCACAGGCGGACTACTTCGGGATATTCTCCGGGCGAGACCGGGACAAGTTCGCCGCCGCGGGGTTGACCCCCAAGCGCGGAGAGCTGGTCGACGCCCCGCTGGTGGAGGAGTTTCCCATATCGTTCGAGTGCGAGGTCGTTCACTCGGCGGAGCTCGGCTCGCACGTGCTCTTCGTCGGAAAGGTCGTCAGGACCTGGGCGCTGGAGGAGTGTCTGAACGACAAGGGGCAGCCGGATCCGCTCAAGGTCCGTCCGCTTGTATTCGCGCCTCAGTACGGCCTGTACTACGGCCTGGGGGACAAACCGGTGGCCGACGCGTTCTCCGTCGGAAAGAGCATCGAAAAAGACTGA
- a CDS encoding NAD(P)/FAD-dependent oxidoreductase → MKQFDIIVIGMGPAGMAVSAMGAAMGLDVLSVEKHKVGGECLNCGCIPSKALLKAGSALHSARDLAKFGFDADLTVKSADPMGVVREKIHRINDKKFQSAFERATLIPGTAEFVDDRTVQVNGESYTAKHIFIATGTEPFVPPIPGLADVPDILTNTNMFEIEKIPESLTIIGGGAIGSEMAQAFTRLGARVTMAHMDPHLVPPADEEAARVLEEAFAAEGIKVLNGAKITAVEMKGGKIITRTDKGDMTSDRILVAAGRKPALEALKLGNAGIEHTRRGITVDGYMRTSKSHIYAIGDCNGQSLLSHAAMHQGMLALMHALSPLSLPMLKRERYAVPWAVFTEPEIAQVGLTEAQARELDVAEQVVKKEFRSYGRTVADGRPEGFIKVVMDARGRIRGATIVGEAASELIHEWTMAIQYKKKMHHVMLMQHAFPSISMINKMLAEDWMMGKMKAGWIRKLVGMLK, encoded by the coding sequence GTGAAACAGTTCGACATCATAGTGATAGGAATGGGCCCGGCGGGCATGGCCGTCAGCGCGATGGGCGCCGCGATGGGGCTGGACGTGCTGTCCGTCGAGAAGCACAAGGTCGGCGGAGAGTGCCTCAACTGCGGCTGCATCCCCAGCAAGGCCCTGCTGAAGGCCGGGTCGGCGCTTCACTCCGCGAGGGACCTGGCCAAGTTCGGCTTTGACGCTGATCTGACGGTGAAGTCCGCCGACCCGATGGGGGTCGTCCGCGAAAAAATCCACAGGATAAACGACAAGAAGTTCCAGTCGGCCTTCGAGCGAGCCACTCTGATCCCCGGGACGGCGGAGTTCGTCGACGACCGGACAGTGCAGGTGAACGGCGAGTCGTACACTGCGAAGCACATATTCATAGCGACCGGGACGGAGCCGTTCGTGCCCCCCATTCCGGGGCTCGCCGACGTCCCGGATATACTGACGAACACGAACATGTTCGAGATAGAGAAGATACCCGAGTCGCTGACCATAATCGGCGGCGGCGCGATAGGCTCCGAGATGGCGCAGGCCTTCACTCGCCTCGGCGCCAGGGTGACGATGGCCCACATGGACCCGCACCTCGTCCCCCCGGCCGACGAGGAGGCCGCGCGAGTGCTGGAGGAGGCCTTCGCGGCGGAGGGGATAAAAGTCCTCAACGGCGCGAAGATCACCGCCGTCGAGATGAAGGGCGGCAAGATAATCACCCGCACCGACAAGGGGGACATGACCTCGGACCGCATACTCGTCGCAGCCGGGCGCAAACCTGCGCTTGAGGCCCTGAAGCTCGGGAACGCCGGGATAGAGCACACCAGGCGCGGCATCACCGTGGACGGCTACATGCGGACCAGCAAATCGCACATCTACGCGATAGGCGACTGCAACGGGCAAAGCCTGCTCTCTCATGCCGCCATGCACCAGGGGATGCTGGCCCTGATGCACGCTCTGTCGCCCCTGTCTCTGCCGATGCTCAAGCGCGAAAGGTACGCCGTGCCGTGGGCCGTCTTCACCGAGCCGGAGATAGCGCAGGTCGGACTCACCGAGGCGCAGGCCCGCGAGCTGGACGTGGCCGAACAGGTCGTGAAGAAGGAGTTCCGCTCCTACGGCCGCACCGTTGCCGACGGCCGCCCCGAGGGCTTTATCAAGGTCGTCATGGACGCCAGGGGCAGGATCAGGGGGGCAACCATAGTCGGAGAGGCCGCCAGCGAGCTGATCCACGAGTGGACGATGGCCATACAGTACAAGAAGAAGATGCACCACGTGATGCTGATGCAGCACGCCTTCCCGTCGATCTCCATGATAAACAAGATGCTCGCCGAGGACTGGATGATGGGCAAGATGAAGGCCGGCTGGATCAGGAAGCTGGTGGGAATGCTGAAGTAG
- a CDS encoding isocitrate lyase/PEP mutase family protein — protein MKKTTMLKNMILERKALVCPGAHDAISAMLIERAGFKALQVSGFGLSATYLGLPDMAFIGFSDVVHFTKNIVDAVSIPVMADADTGYGNSINAMHVTREFIKAGAAGMNIEDQVFPKRCGHLEGKQIIPIEEMVLKIKACRDARNQLDPDFVINARTDAIAVTGIDEAIRRANAYADAGADLVFVEAPRSVEQIEKAVREIKAPVSINLMDAVTGGKTPLVSIDRLREIGVGRVSIPVGPLFAAVRGMTTYLEAIKDDKIAEGRTELVAPFSEFKELVGFEKFRELERGYLPEFVD, from the coding sequence TTGAAAAAGACCACAATGCTAAAAAACATGATCCTCGAGAGAAAGGCCCTCGTCTGTCCGGGGGCGCACGACGCCATCTCGGCCATGCTGATCGAAAGAGCCGGCTTCAAAGCCCTGCAGGTGAGCGGCTTCGGACTCTCGGCCACATACTTGGGACTACCCGACATGGCCTTCATCGGCTTCAGCGACGTAGTCCACTTCACAAAAAACATCGTAGACGCGGTGAGCATCCCGGTAATGGCCGATGCGGACACCGGCTACGGGAACAGCATCAACGCCATGCACGTGACCAGGGAGTTCATCAAAGCGGGCGCGGCCGGGATGAACATAGAGGACCAGGTGTTTCCCAAAAGGTGCGGGCACCTCGAGGGAAAGCAGATCATCCCCATCGAGGAGATGGTCCTTAAGATAAAAGCGTGCCGCGATGCCAGGAACCAGCTGGATCCGGACTTTGTAATAAACGCCCGGACAGACGCCATAGCCGTCACCGGGATCGACGAGGCCATCCGGCGGGCGAACGCCTATGCAGACGCCGGGGCGGACCTCGTCTTCGTGGAGGCGCCGCGGTCGGTGGAGCAGATAGAGAAAGCGGTCCGGGAGATCAAGGCGCCCGTAAGCATCAACCTCATGGATGCGGTCACTGGAGGCAAGACCCCCCTGGTCTCCATCGACAGGCTGCGCGAGATCGGCGTGGGAAGAGTGAGCATCCCGGTGGGCCCGTTGTTTGCCGCGGTGAGGGGCATGACGACCTACCTGGAGGCAATAAAAGACGACAAGATAGCAGAAGGGAGGACAGAACTGGTGGCGCCATTCTCGGAGTTCAAAGAGCTGGTGGGCTTCGAAAAGTTCAGGGAGCTGGAAAGGGGCTATCTTCCCGAGTTCGTGGATTAA